A single genomic interval of Hoplias malabaricus isolate fHopMal1 chromosome 7, fHopMal1.hap1, whole genome shotgun sequence harbors:
- the LOC136702252 gene encoding protein yippee-like 5 — protein sequence MGRIFLDHIGGTRLFSCANCDTILTNRSELISTRFTGATGRAFLFNKVVNLQYSEVQDRVMLTGRHMVRDVSCKNCNSKLGWIYEFATEDSQRYKEGRVILERALVRESEGFEEHVPSDAS from the exons ATGGGCCGTATCTTCCTGGACCACATCGGAGGCACTCGTCTCTTCTCGTGTGCCAACTGTGACACGATTCTGACAAACCGCTCTGAACTCATCTCCACACGCTTCACTGGAGCCACAGGTCGAGCCTTTCTCTTCAACAAG GTGGTGAACTTGCAGTACAGTGAAGTGCAGGACAGAGTGATGCTGACGGGCAGACACATGGTGCGAGATGTCAGCTGCAAGAACTGCAACAGCAAACTGGGCTGGATCTATGAGTTTGCCACGGAGGACAGCCAGAGATACAAAGAAGGCCGAGTGATCCTGGAGAGGGCGctggtgagagagagcgagggctTTGAGGAACATGTGCCCTCAGATGCCTCCTGA